A window of the Lysinibacillus irui genome harbors these coding sequences:
- the rnz gene encoding ribonuclease Z, with protein sequence MQLHFLGTGAGMPSKERNTSALMVKLLDEVSEMWLFDCGEATQHQILHTSLKPRKVTKIFITHLHGDHILGLPGFLSSRSFQGGDEPLTIFGPAGLQQWIEQTLALSKTHLTYPLRFVEVQEGLIYEDAHFTIRARELRHVVPCYGYRIEQKDLPGELLIDKAQALGVPKGPLLGQLKNGQDIVLENGKVIQAKDVVAPAKKGFTLTILGDTKYCEEAIQLSMGADILVHEATFDGTTTDLAASYGHATNVEAAKVAQQAGAQYLLLNHLSARFLPHDLPQFLAEAQEIFPQTLLTADQAVFTWQNNQLI encoded by the coding sequence GTGCAGCTACATTTTTTAGGGACAGGCGCAGGCATGCCTTCAAAAGAACGAAATACGAGTGCATTGATGGTAAAACTGTTAGATGAAGTGAGCGAAATGTGGTTATTTGACTGTGGGGAGGCAACACAGCATCAAATCTTACACACGTCATTAAAGCCTCGGAAAGTAACAAAAATTTTCATTACACATTTACATGGGGATCATATTTTAGGATTACCTGGTTTTTTAAGCTCTCGATCCTTTCAAGGAGGAGATGAACCCCTTACGATTTTCGGACCAGCAGGGTTACAGCAATGGATTGAACAAACATTGGCCTTATCCAAAACTCATTTAACGTATCCACTTCGCTTTGTAGAAGTGCAGGAAGGGCTTATTTATGAGGATGCACACTTTACAATTCGTGCAAGAGAACTTCGTCATGTTGTTCCATGCTACGGCTACCGTATTGAACAAAAGGATTTACCGGGCGAGTTATTAATCGACAAAGCACAAGCACTCGGTGTGCCTAAAGGACCGTTGCTTGGACAATTGAAAAATGGCCAAGATATTGTGCTTGAAAACGGCAAAGTGATTCAAGCGAAGGACGTTGTGGCACCTGCAAAAAAAGGCTTCACCCTGACGATTTTAGGTGATACGAAATATTGTGAAGAGGCCATACAGTTGTCGATGGGTGCTGATATCCTGGTGCATGAAGCCACATTTGACGGCACAACAACGGATTTAGCTGCCAGCTATGGCCACGCTACAAATGTGGAGGCGGCAAAAGTCGCACAGCAAGCGGGTGCGCAGTATTTACTATTAAATCATTTAAGTGCTCGTTTTCTTCCACATGATTTACCTCAATTTTTGGCAGAAGCACAGGAAATTTTCCCTCAAACGCTCCTGACTGCTGACCAAGCCGTCTTTACATGGCAAAACAATCAATTAATTTAA